Below is a genomic region from Gadus macrocephalus chromosome 14, ASM3116895v1.
cttctctttcttctcctcctcctctcctccagctcaGTGTCATGCTGATTCTGTTTCCTATCCCTCACCGTGAAATCACGTTCATGAAGCGTCTTAACGTCAGAGGATAATTGGCCTTTCGGAGGTTTGCGTGTAACAAAAGGAAATGAAGAATACATTGTGGAGAGTATAAGAGACAGTCTGGGGAAATAGGAAACTTATACCACAGAGCCATAATTAATACTCAATAAACACAGCACATCTTCCACAAAATAATGTATATTTGTTATGTAACAGATATAGCTTTATGAAGTATTACTATCAACTATAACAACTGTataactagacacacacacacacacacacacacacacacacacacacacacacacacacacacacacacacacacacacacacacacacacacacacacacacgcacactgtccGTCAGTTTTCGGGGCATTTGATGTAAACCCAGAAGAGATTGAGGGAATATGAGGTACAATGTCTCGTGAGATAGGCATACACACCCCATAGGAATGAGGAGATTAGCCCTCCCTGTCAGATAGTTCGGATCCAGAAGGGCCTCGTCTTCTGTTCGGTACAATACTGACCTCAAGTGGACATAACCTGTACATGCACCACTACTCTTGTCCTACACAAAACCTGATGGGCATGTGTTCCACTACCGCAAGTATCCTTATCTGGAACAGAACAGGTACCACACACTAATCATGCCTTGATGGGTGACAGAAGGCCCACCAGATTCCCAGAGCTAGGCTGTCTGGCCGATTCGGTGGGAATAACTTAATTTATGGAAGATACCTTATGACAATTAACCTACAAATATATCTATCAACAAAATCGAAATCAactaaatacatatattttataataattatcAAAATACAAAGTATTCTCATTAGGTAAGGCCCAGTAAAACactcatatatatttatatatatataaatcttaTCTTGCAATTTAGTATTTTGTGGCATCATCACGTTCCCTTGACGTCAGTACGCCTGACGTCAGTACGTCATCCCGCTGTCCCCGCCCCTGTCCTTGGTGGTGATCGTCCACGCTTTACTTAGCAGCACTTATCCGAACTCCTACCCAGAAATGGCCCTCCTAAAGAGCAACAAGGTGATCTTTGGCCTGGGGAACCTCTCCCCGGCGCTGGGGTCTCTGTCCACCCGGAACAGGTGAGTGATGCTCGGGCTCTGGCGGCTCACTGTAGCGGTCAGGCTGCGCAGACTGACACAAGTCGGTGATGTTGGTGTTGAACACCAAGGAACACTACAAGGTGACCGTCACCGGCCTGTCCTACGCGTAGACCTGGTCCCAGTTGAGGTCGCTGGTCCTCCTCACGGACTCGGTCCCGTTGTGAGGAGGTCTCTGGACCGGGGCGGAAGTGCTGAGACGCGCAGGGGTCAAACGCGTCCAGGCCAGCAGCAGATGCTCGGCGCAGaccgaaagggccgtgacgggTTATCATGTCAGggtttttgtttaatggttggAAAGGAACGAATAGAGTGTCGGTAATGATGCTTGAACGTTATTCATATTTTAATGACGACTCCCAACACTAGAGGATTATGGCTGAAGTGAATCCGAGGCTCCAACATCAACCAGGGCCGTCACTCAGACCTCCTAATATCAGATTACACTAGGATGATATGCAGGGAAACCTGGACGCACAGCGTGTGGCTGTGACTCATTATTAACACATGGCGTTAGCTTTTTGATTACCATTTTCCTTTTTATGAACCTTGAATTGATCTTGGAGGCGTTCCGTCGTTACCGGTGCCAGGCGAGCCCATTGGTTGGCCAATCGGCAAGACTGATCGGTGATTGGCTaacatatttttttctaaacaggagtactgtgcgtgcgtgtgtgtttgcgtgtgtgtgtgcgttaggggTCTTTGGTGGAGATTAGTGGGGGTCCCCCGAGGTCCATGTTCTCGTACTACAGTGCTGGATTAGCAGCGCAGTTTAGCTCATTGCTAACTACTGCAACTCATTCCCATCACTAGCAGATGGTTCAGGCTGCTCTGATCTTCTTAGTCAGGTCTCCCTTCACATCACTTTCGATTACTTTGAATCGGTTCACTCCATTATAGAGGCTTAATTAACCAGATATGATTGACTGATTAACCAGAAATACCAATGAGTCTGAATGTCACTAGGCCTAAATAGTTCACTTTAGTTCCTCAGAATGTGAAGTTCAAACCTGCAGCCAGCTAACCACTTTATGCTTTATCAATAGATAGTCTGTTGGGCTGACTGGTTGACCTGGTTGTTTGTACAATGTCAAACGATCAAAGGTTATGTCTCCATGTCACTCAATGTTATTACAGCTCCAAAGACCTTTCTCTTCAGTATTGTACTAGTCTATTAGTATAGTACTAGCTTTCAAGGTTAAAATAGTGAACAAATAATGTAATAGTTTGTAAACTTAAAGCCCTCATTTCTTATCAATATTAAACGGCTCCTGAGGTTGTTCCTGCTGATCATATGGAAtgtgatttacatttacattgtacACTTGTATTATCAAGTGTTCACTGATTGGATTTAGGTTCTCTGGTTTACTGGCCACCTCGGCTCCGTCCCTCCACTACTAAGTTTAGATCCAACCTTTCAAGTGTCCGAAAGCATCTGAAACCAAAGCTGGTCGGTATGTAGCTGCAGTACACGCTTCAGCCAGGAGCCACAGCCTTTCCTCTGCGCCACAGGGGCCTTCTCTACTCCTCTGAACCTAAATACCTTATACCAGTGTTTAGGCCTGTCACGATAACAAATTTTTCTGGGCGATTAATTGCCCGAGAAATTATTGCGATAAGCGATAATATTGCAGTTTTTcaactaatataatgataaagtacaccctttcgaagatcaataaacttttatttttaaagaaccCTGGAACAGGACGTCTGGAAGACATTTATAATAtccagaataaattaacaaaacaaccaaaaacaatctattattaacaaaaaatgctCTTGAATAAAAACCAAACACCACCATAAATAAGATtgaaacactaaataaaaaggATGTAAACACGATTGcgcttcaaaaaataataaacacgtGTAACGCCAGGGCTCCGCCTCCCACACAGACCATGAAACAAGTGACTGACACTTGACGAGGGGGTTTACTCGTTGtgccctgtaattatgagccggagcccgatttcaacccgacatttgttacttaggcctaccctgctaaatatatataatatctataaatatatataatgcatggaacgccggtcattatcgggacagggcgaacaggcgaCCGATGCGCAGCGGaagtgtcttgcttcgccctgaaggggcttattttcgataatgatcggcgacgttctatacattatcccgcttattacacggctacttgccaagatgaaaaaataacttcacatggtgtgtctttttacaatttcttCGTTTGCagtattcgtagtgttgatcagcagagaaatagtctggcaaagacgttgacgttgcttagcaaccgaagacgctggggctgacaagttaccggactactatctatgcaagtgaacggagcgttccacggcatttagaagacccgtgtaataaaggcctgtaatatttctgtttatggcatagatttcttctCCGATTAGggcaataaagcaatgatttaaaaaaaagagtgtgAATGGAAATTATTGCGGCCGGCAAAAAATTATCGCTCATTTTAATTTATCGCgcaattaattgatttattgcatATCGCGACAGGCCTACCAGTGTTTAAATAACACTGACTGCACTGTGTTAAGCTAAATTTACTGTAGGAATAATAGCATTTACTTGAATGAATAACGAATAAGTGTGCGGTAATCAGGTTGTTCTTGACTATAGCATGTTAAAGAATAGACAGGGCTGTTCCTTTGTGGAGGGGTTAGGGCTAATGGGGTTCAGAGGTCACCACCACAAGTTCACTAATCCATGATACTGATCCTGGTATTTGTGTAATGGATGACGAGCCTATCCGTGAAATAAGTCATGAATTCCCTTTGTCTGATGCCAACATGGCCAGGCAAGACCTGCGCTCCTTTTGAGGTGAAACGGTCTCTGTGAGGTTTCACAACAGATCTGCAATCAGATTTTTATTGGACCTTTGCACTAATTCCGCCTCCACACACCCCTGTTCTTAACCAATGGCTGTGAGGGGGAAGTGAATGCTCTGTTACAGTTGCTATAGTAGGTTGATTTGAATTTCAACAAAGACTTGAGTGAATAAATGTCCAAAGTATTGTCCTTATTCAGGGTTCAGCTCCACCCTgtgttgtagctgctgctgcattTCAAGGTTTTGTTTTAAAAGCAAATCCCCAAACTTGTCCTTGTGGGGACAAGGTAAGCCCAAACATAATGAACCAATTATCAATGACATTATTATGTCTTCCCTGCAGGTCCCTTAGTGTTTTATTTCATGGTGTGTGAACCAAACTCAAGACTGGAAGAGTAGAAGTCCCTGCTTTCATTAGTTCCTTGCAGCATCTAATTACAACTGCAAACACGATCTAAATAGCCAGTCAGTTTGAACCAGTTTTGTTGTTTGATAAAAAAGCGTAGTGGCAGTTATGTGTTTTCAGAAGGTGAGGAGGTTATATAAAGCCTAGCATACCTAGGACCCTTTAGTTCTGTTATCGACGATCACGCTTTCACTTCCTATTCTGAACTCCTTAAGTAGATTACAAACGTTACGTAACACATCCCTCTGGGAGGCGTTTCAAACGGTTCCGTGGTagggatttaggagtccgagagGTCATGACCTCACAAGCCCTCCTGTCCTTTCAGCTCCTGGTGGGGGGGTGTTCAGATGGGCCCCCCCGACCCCATCCTGGGGGTGAGCGAGGCCTTCAAGAAGGACTCCAACCCCAAGAAGATGAACCTGGGAGTGGGAGCCTACCGCGACGACCAGGGCAAGCCCTTTGTGCTCAGCTGTGTCcgcaaggtacacacacgcatgcatgtactcatgcacacacacggtcacacaaggacagacacacaaggaCACGCATAAGAATGATAACAGCCATGCAATTCTTGTTTTACAACCTTGAAAAATTTATGATCAGAATTCCAAAAGAGTGTTTTATAGCTTAAATGCTACCAGATGTAGTGTTTAGTctcaacacacaagctgtaACCGTGTATTCACACACTGTTGTGTGGGCTTGTTCTGAGTAAGCTAGCTTACACCAAGCAACCCATAACACCAGCGGACCCGTGACTTATGAAACAAAAGGCTGCCAAAGGTTCACACGATGCAAAGTGAAGGTCAGGGAACCAAGGTCTGCATGTGGGACCGCGTCTCTAGTCCTGACTCTCTACAGGAACTTGAGTGTTGTGATTAACAAAGGCTGTTGTCATGGAAAAGGTGTGATTCATTAAACAATGTTATTTATATGCAAGTTATGAATTGGGCCGTCGGGCTTACTTTAATATGCATCAAAAGACAAGAGACCCAAAGTGATCCATCCCCTGTGTCTGAGCAGACTGTTCCGGTTAGTCCTCGATGTGTGTATGTACCTCAGTTCAGAGGTCACTGACCTCGACGTTTGCCCGATGGATGAGCTGGACGTATTGACTGAGGTCCACTCTGGgcggctcctctctccccaggccGAGGCTCTGATCTCCGCCAAGCAGATGGACAAGGAGTATCTGGGCATCACCGGGCTGGCCGACTTCAACAAGTCCTGCGCCAAGCTGGCCCTGGGGGCGGACAGCGAGGTTCTGAAGAGCGGACGGGTGAGCGCCTGACGGTACCGCTCCTATTGGAGGGCTGCCTCTTTGTTCCCAAGGTCACATGACTACAACACTATGTGGTAGTCTGGGTAATGTACATTTGTACCAATACAAAATCAACCTTTTGATGGGCGACAAGAAAAAGATCCATTCTTCCTTCTTCCCATCAGAACATCACGGTTCAGACCATCTCTGGAACCGGATCTCTGCGCATCGGAGCCAACTTCCTGGTAAGAGGGTGCTGTGGTTGTGGTCCATTTACAGCGTggcctcctcccatcccccctccccaacccttctcccccatcccttctcccccatccctcctcaccccttccttcccctccccctccttccctccccctccccttcccccccccatccctcctccaacttcccttctccctccttctccctccctccccctccccctgcctccccctccttctcccttctcccaAGCATCAAAGCGTTCAGCTTCGAACCCCTCAGCATCGCTTCTGCTCTTTTCCCGCCACAGTCTCGTTTCCACGGTGGCCCCCGTGACGTGTACCTGCCCAAGCCCTCCTGGGGAAACCACACCCCCATCTTCAAGGACGCCGGCATGACGCTGAAGGCCTACCGCTACTACGACCCAGCCACCTGCGGCTTCGACCACAGCGGGGCGCTGGAGGATATCTCCGTAAGGACCGCCACACTCTGCGCCAACACTGGGGCTGGGCGCTGGGCAgaggcgttgtgtgtgtgtgtgtgtgtgtgttttgactgAAAAAAGAAATGTGCTTGTGCTACAGAAAATCCCGGAGCAGAGCGTGATCATGTTGCACGCCTGCGCCCACAACCCCACCGGCGTGGACCCCCGCCCCGAGCAGTGGAAGGAGATCTCCGACCTGGTGAAGGTGAGCTCACCTGCTGGacctcttatcctagctgtctctgttgtatacggggaatgggttaacctagttaatgttagtgcttggcacttggttctatgaacatccttacttgTACAGACAGATATATTGCGGTTTCACTTTTTCTGACAACTTATTGTAAGATGCTTTGGAAAAAAACTTCTGCTAagcgccctaaatgtaaattaaaatGAACCCTGTGCTCCTTTAAATATCTACCAGTGTTCGCTCTTCGATGCTGTTCAACACGTTTGTTTCCCACCTCAAAGATTTGGTCTGTTAGTTTCTTCCCTTAACCTCGCCCTTCTCTTCGTTCAATCAGAAAAGGAACCTGCTGGTGTTCTTCGACATGGCCTATCAGGGCTTTGCCAGCGGCGACATCGACAAAGACGCCTGGGCAGTGCGCTACTTCATCGAGCAGGGACACAACATCGTTCTGTCCCAGTCCTTCGCCAAGAACATGGGTCTCTACGGTGAGCATTGCCTTCGCTTGGTGCATGCTGCTCATAAGATGGCCTTATGTATGTATGACAGTATGATTCATCAGGTATCACCTGCAGGTAATGAATCATTATCACTGCAAGGTGAAGCTGCACACAGGAACAGAACAGCAGCCACAGGAAGGCTGTTGGTCCAATCAGCCACTGACTCTTTTCCCTGCTCTTTACTGCCCCTCAGTGGTGATATGGTGGATATGGTTTGACATTTCCCCTCCCATTATTAGTTAAAATTCACCACCATGATACTTAATTCACAACCAATAAGGCCCCTGATATAGACACAGCATTGATGCGTAATTTGAATtgataaaataattattaaCCTGAATATTGCTGATGTTGGTATGCCTTTCTCCAACTCAAACGAGTCAATGTCGTCAATGTAAACCCATGTTTAGTTGAGCTATTGTAACACATCGTTGTGTGTTGGTCCTCAGGCGAGCGCGTTGGGGGCTTCACGGTGGTCTGCAACGACGCTGAGGAGGCCAAGCGGGTCGAGTCCCAGCTGAAGATCCTCATCCGGCCCATCTACTCCAACCCCCCCATGAACGGAGCGCGCATCGCCTCCACCATCCTCAACACGCCCGAGCTCTACTCTGTGTGGTACGTAGAGAGGCTATAGAGCTTTACTCCATAGAGCTCTACTCTGTGTGGTATGTAGGGAGGCTATAGAGCTCTACTCCATAGAGCTCTACTCTGCGTGGTACGTAGAGAGGCTATAGAGCTGTACTATATAGAGCTGTACTCCGTGTGGTACGTAAAGAGGCTACAGAGCTGTACTATATAGAGCTGTACTCCGTGTGGTACGTAAAGAGGCTACAGAGCTGTACGCTATAGAGCTGTACTCAATAGAGCTCTACTCCGTGTGGTAAGTAGAGGCTATAGAACTGTACTCTATAGAGCTCTACTCTGTGTCGTACGTAGAAACGCTATAGAGCTGTACTCTATAGAGCGGTACTCTATAGAGGAGTGTTCTATAGAGCTGTACTCTGTGTGGTACGTAGAGAGGCTATAGAGCAGTACTCTATAGCGCTGTACTCCGTGTGGTAGATAGAGAGGCTATAGAGCTGTACTCTATAGAGCTATACTCTATAGAGCTCTTCTCCGTGTGGTACGTAGTACTTACTACTAAATAATCCAAGAATAATAAACTAGTGAGCCTAGTGTCTGAACCAtcgctcctctgctctctgtccAGAGAGGGAGCTCGTGCTTCCAACTCTTTAGTGGAGTTGTTCCAGAACGGATTCTATGCTTTGCTTCCTTACTgcctatatttattttatttatttatttattttaataattgaattacaaatagataaataatataattgttttattctcataatataatatcaatatttaaaaatctttttttcctctctcctcttttctctctgtccttctctctttttttttttttttttttttt
It encodes:
- the got2b gene encoding glutamic-oxaloacetic transaminase 2b, mitochondrial, with product MALLKSNKVIFGLGNLSPALGSLSTRNSSWWGGVQMGPPDPILGVSEAFKKDSNPKKMNLGVGAYRDDQGKPFVLSCVRKAEALISAKQMDKEYLGITGLADFNKSCAKLALGADSEVLKSGRNITVQTISGTGSLRIGANFLSRFHGGPRDVYLPKPSWGNHTPIFKDAGMTLKAYRYYDPATCGFDHSGALEDISKIPEQSVIMLHACAHNPTGVDPRPEQWKEISDLVKKRNLLVFFDMAYQGFASGDIDKDAWAVRYFIEQGHNIVLSQSFAKNMGLYGERVGGFTVVCNDAEEAKRVESQLKILIRPIYSNPPMNGARIASTILNTPELYSVWLGEVHGMANRIIKMREQLAAGLKKEGSTRDWQHVIDQIGMFCFTGLKPEQVERLTKEFSVYMTKDGRISMAGVTSGNVGYLAAGIHAVTK